A stretch of Desulfitobacterium dichloroeliminans LMG P-21439 DNA encodes these proteins:
- a CDS encoding NAD(P) transhydrogenase subunit alpha, giving the protein MFHDVIIGIPKEIMKGENRVAASPDTVKKMVAGGARVLVETMAGVGSFFSDDDFKAAGASIETNVESLYEQAHIILKVKEPLFHEGLNKHEVNLFHPGQYLITFLHPASPVNHEMIKNLAMMDVTSFTLDGIPRISRAQNMDALTSMSTVAGYKSVLMAANRLSKFVPMIGSAVGVIKPAQVVVVGAGVCGLQAIATAKRLGAVVTAVDIRPDACEQAKSLGSNVWDVGVPAEVAIGQGGYAQRLPDEWLNKERENLKEAVKKADILILCALIPGKQAPLLVTEDMVKSMANGSSIVDVAIDQGGNCACTVPGKVENVHGVTIDGTKNIPGMVPTSSTWMFAQNIYNFIAYVVKDGKIELNREDEIIASSLTTYKKEIVHAGAREAMNL; this is encoded by the coding sequence GTGTTTCATGATGTGATCATCGGGATTCCAAAGGAAATCATGAAAGGGGAAAATAGAGTTGCCGCATCACCGGATACTGTAAAGAAAATGGTAGCGGGCGGAGCGCGCGTCCTCGTAGAAACAATGGCTGGGGTGGGGTCATTTTTCAGTGACGATGACTTTAAGGCTGCTGGGGCCAGCATTGAAACAAATGTTGAGTCCTTATATGAACAAGCCCATATTATCTTGAAAGTAAAAGAGCCTCTCTTCCACGAAGGGCTGAACAAGCATGAAGTGAACTTATTTCATCCCGGACAGTATCTCATTACATTTCTCCATCCCGCTTCGCCTGTCAATCATGAAATGATTAAAAATCTTGCCATGATGGACGTTACCAGCTTTACTTTGGATGGAATTCCCCGTATTTCCCGAGCTCAGAACATGGATGCACTGACCTCAATGAGTACTGTGGCTGGCTATAAAAGTGTACTGATGGCTGCCAACCGCCTTAGCAAATTTGTGCCGATGATCGGATCTGCGGTGGGTGTGATTAAACCAGCTCAGGTTGTAGTGGTAGGGGCCGGAGTTTGCGGCTTACAAGCTATCGCTACAGCTAAACGATTGGGTGCTGTGGTCACCGCAGTTGATATCCGTCCCGACGCATGCGAACAGGCGAAAAGCCTAGGCTCTAATGTTTGGGATGTTGGTGTTCCGGCCGAAGTAGCGATTGGTCAAGGCGGATACGCCCAACGCTTGCCTGATGAATGGTTAAACAAGGAAAGAGAAAATCTGAAAGAAGCCGTCAAGAAAGCTGATATCTTGATCCTCTGCGCCCTGATTCCGGGGAAACAGGCACCGCTGTTAGTGACTGAGGATATGGTGAAATCGATGGCTAACGGTTCCTCCATTGTCGATGTTGCCATTGACCAGGGAGGCAATTGCGCTTGTACGGTTCCCGGCAAAGTTGAGAACGTGCATGGGGTTACTATTGATGGTACTAAAAATATACCGGGAATGGTGCCAACCAGCTCGACTTGGATGTTTGCCCAAAATATTTACAATTTCATCGCTTATGTGGTGAAGGACGGTAAGATTGAACTGAATCGCGAGGATGAGATTATCGCTTCTAGTTTGACAACATATAAGAAAGAAATCGTACACGCTGGAGCCCGCGAGGCAATGAATCTATGA
- a CDS encoding NAD(P) transhydrogenase subunit alpha — protein MKELLLIGLFIVSMVLGYKIIKEVPSLLHTPLMSGLNAIHGIPILGAMVAVGVAVMTETKWLGLIAVALASINIVGGFGVTHKMLRMFKTGEK, from the coding sequence ATGAAGGAGCTCCTGCTAATTGGTTTGTTTATAGTCTCGATGGTTCTCGGCTATAAAATCATTAAAGAAGTTCCAAGTCTTTTGCATACCCCTCTTATGTCAGGTTTAAATGCGATTCATGGTATCCCGATTTTAGGGGCTATGGTAGCAGTGGGGGTCGCGGTTATGACAGAGACTAAGTGGTTAGGCCTGATTGCTGTCGCTTTGGCTAGTATCAATATTGTGGGAGGTTTTGGTGTTACCCATAAAATGCTAAGAATGTTTAAGACAGGAGAGAAATAA
- a CDS encoding NAD(P)(+) transhydrogenase (Re/Si-specific) subunit beta codes for MLGISAPVYFGMSFLLVVGFLSGIKKMNSPRTAVTGNAIGAITMMLAIILALLYYEISDLTSVLVAFFVGGLIGLVIAVKVKMIHMPQSVAFLNGVGATASALIALATILNGDATTFFVQVTSVLALIIGSMAMSGSLIAVGKLSGVLSPKPVVLKGHSAIFFATVSILILLWALSPFVPLTMTFVLLALGLAIFFGFLFAVRIGGADMPIMISLLNALTGVAGGAAGLAIYEPLLVAVGGIVGASGLILTQIMCRAMNRHLWAILTGKTTMSSSAPVAKKATSAPPSTSEAPATDLQSVLIKASTVIIVPGYGMALAQAQHEVKTLADTLEAQGKEVCFAVHPVAGRMPGHMNVLLAEAGVDYDKLLEMDEVNPRFPNTDVVVVIGSNDVINPAARNAVGTPIYGMPILDVEAAKHVIICNFDEKPGYAGVDNPLYDGRKGVTLMLGDAKKTVAALVDEVNREMTAGMAEGPSATDLQSVLTKASTVIIVPGYGMALAQAQHEVKTLADTLEAQGKEVCFAVHPVAGRMPGHMNVLLAEAGVDYDRLLEMDEVNPRFPNTDVVVVIGSNDVINPAARNAVGTPIYGMPILDVEAAKHVIICNFDEKPGYAGVDNPLYDGRKGVTLMLGDAKKTVAALVDEVNKELKGGLLSTG; via the coding sequence ATGCTGGGAATAAGCGCTCCCGTCTACTTTGGAATGAGTTTCCTCTTGGTCGTTGGTTTTTTAAGCGGAATCAAAAAAATGAATTCCCCCCGCACTGCAGTTACCGGTAACGCGATTGGTGCAATTACCATGATGCTAGCGATTATTTTGGCTCTGCTCTACTATGAAATTAGTGATTTAACTTCCGTCTTAGTCGCTTTTTTTGTAGGAGGTCTAATTGGCTTGGTGATTGCCGTTAAGGTTAAAATGATTCACATGCCTCAATCAGTTGCTTTTCTCAACGGGGTAGGCGCTACCGCTTCAGCCTTAATCGCTTTGGCGACAATCCTTAACGGTGATGCGACGACGTTCTTTGTTCAAGTGACAAGCGTCCTGGCGCTCATCATCGGTAGTATGGCCATGAGTGGAAGTTTGATTGCGGTAGGCAAATTGTCTGGAGTATTAAGCCCCAAACCGGTAGTCTTAAAAGGACACTCAGCGATTTTCTTTGCCACGGTTTCCATCCTGATCCTGCTTTGGGCACTATCTCCATTCGTGCCGCTTACGATGACCTTTGTCCTGCTGGCACTGGGATTAGCAATCTTCTTTGGCTTTTTGTTCGCCGTTCGCATCGGGGGCGCAGACATGCCGATCATGATCTCTCTTTTAAACGCTCTGACCGGCGTGGCGGGAGGCGCGGCTGGCTTGGCAATTTATGAACCATTGTTGGTAGCCGTCGGGGGGATTGTTGGCGCCTCGGGATTGATCTTGACCCAGATCATGTGTCGGGCGATGAACCGCCACCTCTGGGCTATACTGACCGGTAAAACGACAATGTCCTCTTCCGCTCCGGTAGCTAAGAAAGCGACATCGGCACCGCCCAGCACCAGTGAGGCACCGGCGACCGATCTGCAAAGTGTTCTGATAAAGGCGTCCACGGTAATCATAGTGCCCGGTTATGGGATGGCCTTAGCTCAAGCACAACATGAGGTCAAAACCTTAGCCGATACCCTAGAGGCGCAAGGTAAAGAAGTTTGTTTCGCGGTTCATCCGGTGGCTGGTCGAATGCCGGGGCACATGAATGTGCTCTTGGCCGAAGCCGGAGTGGATTATGACAAGCTGTTGGAAATGGATGAGGTTAATCCCCGTTTTCCGAACACTGATGTGGTCGTGGTGATTGGTTCCAACGATGTTATCAATCCGGCAGCCCGCAACGCCGTTGGAACTCCGATTTATGGCATGCCGATTTTGGATGTGGAGGCGGCCAAGCATGTCATCATCTGCAACTTCGACGAGAAACCGGGTTATGCTGGCGTCGACAACCCTCTTTATGATGGGAGGAAAGGTGTCACCCTGATGTTGGGAGACGCCAAAAAGACGGTGGCAGCTTTGGTGGATGAGGTCAACAGGGAAATGACGGCTGGGATGGCCGAGGGTCCGTCGGCGACCGATCTGCAAAGTGTTCTGACAAAGGCGTCCACGGTAATCATAGTACCCGGTTATGGGATGGCCTTAGCTCAAGCACAACATGAGGTCAAAACCTTAGCCGATACCCTAGAGGCGCAAGGTAAAGAAGTTTGTTTCGCGGTTCATCCGGTGGCTGGTCGAATGCCGGGGCATATGAATGTGCTCTTGGCCGAAGCTGGTGTGGATTATGACAGGCTGTTGGAAATGGATGAGGTTAATCCCCGTTTTCCGAACACTGATGTGGTCGTGGTGATTGGTTCCAACGATGTTATCAATCCGGCAGCCCGCAACGCAGTTGGAACTCCGATCTATGGCATGCCGATTTTAGATGTGGAGGCGGCCAAGCATGTCATCATCTGCAACTTCGACGAGAAACCGGGTTATGCCGGCGTCGACAACCCTCTTTATGATGGAAGGAAAGGTGTCACCCTGATGTTGGGAGACGCCAAAAAGACGGTGGCGGCTTTGGTGGACGAGGTCAACAAGGAGCTGAAGGGTGGACTGCTGAGCACAGGATGA
- a CDS encoding GntR family transcriptional regulator, with the protein MEVSILDVMNEKKLLVKKNIPIDYDSPVPLYAQLRDLLQEKIAEGTYKERIPSEREIMDLYSVSRSTVRKAITALVRDGVLEKVHGKGTFISLLPVEEWLGSLRSFNDVVKEMGLKPSIKLLYQGEEPAVGNATYLEVPEVYVVERLRLADNKPVAVEKQYYPLHIGQQIAKFDLNNVSIYDLLEGHMGVNLLEAEEIITGRTSTLEEAQLLGSAEPINVLQTERILFDSEGTPMEYEKSVYRSDMYSFAINLVRKRR; encoded by the coding sequence ATGGAGGTTAGTATACTTGATGTTATGAATGAGAAGAAATTACTAGTAAAAAAGAATATACCTATTGACTACGATAGCCCAGTACCCCTGTATGCACAATTAAGGGACCTCCTCCAGGAGAAAATTGCAGAAGGAACCTACAAGGAGAGGATTCCCAGCGAGAGAGAGATTATGGACCTGTATTCGGTAAGCCGTTCTACGGTAAGAAAGGCTATTACTGCATTGGTTCGTGATGGGGTCTTGGAAAAAGTACATGGGAAGGGCACATTTATTTCGCTGCTGCCGGTAGAAGAATGGCTGGGGAGTTTGCGCAGTTTTAACGATGTTGTAAAGGAAATGGGCCTGAAACCCAGTATAAAGCTTCTTTATCAAGGAGAAGAACCGGCGGTTGGGAATGCTACTTACCTTGAGGTGCCGGAGGTCTATGTGGTAGAACGGTTGCGCTTAGCAGATAACAAGCCTGTCGCTGTTGAAAAACAGTATTACCCGCTTCACATCGGCCAGCAAATCGCTAAATTTGATTTGAACAACGTTTCCATCTACGACTTGCTCGAGGGCCATATGGGAGTTAACCTCCTAGAAGCGGAAGAAATTATCACCGGCAGAACGTCTACCCTTGAAGAGGCCCAGTTGTTAGGAAGCGCTGAGCCAATCAATGTCCTGCAGACTGAAAGAATTCTCTTTGATAGCGAAGGGACTCCTATGGAGTATGAAAAGAGTGTCTATCGGTCGGATATGTATTCCTTCGCCATCAATTTGGTGCGAAAACGGCGCTAG
- a CDS encoding aminotransferase, which produces MTQFENLTPEQLVQKDRENVWHHLMQHQVFQTQEPVIMVEGKGCTVKDIRGKEYLDAASGGVWCVNVGYGQDSIAEAVYEQLKQLPFYALTAGNVPAILLAEKVTSLLPGLQKVFFSNSGSEANEKAFKMSRQYFRQKYPQKDKYKILYRQRDYHGTTLAALSATGQSERKTGYGPMAPGFVGDLPPAYCYRCHYGKSYPGCNLECAHALEDIIKAEREDTVAAVILEPITAGGGVILPVSEYYGIIEEICHKYEVLLIFDEVVNGFGRTGKWFGHQHWDVDPDMITAAKGMASSYIPLSATITKQYIFEQFLSDPSDKMSYFRDISTYGGSLAAFAAGRENIRLIEEQKLCENSAAMGEVLLDGLKELESLPIVGEVRGKGLFVGVELVEDKKTKTPVSETFMGKVAAEASKQGVLFGRTNRSIPGHNNIVTIAPALVVTKDEINRMVSTLKDILVSLSK; this is translated from the coding sequence ATGACACAGTTTGAGAATCTAACACCGGAACAACTAGTCCAGAAAGATCGGGAGAATGTGTGGCACCATCTCATGCAACACCAAGTTTTCCAGACGCAGGAACCAGTCATCATGGTCGAGGGCAAAGGGTGTACAGTGAAGGATATTCGGGGCAAAGAATATCTGGATGCCGCTTCGGGGGGGGTCTGGTGTGTTAACGTAGGGTACGGGCAAGATAGTATCGCAGAAGCTGTCTATGAGCAACTTAAACAACTTCCTTTCTATGCCTTGACGGCAGGCAATGTGCCGGCTATCCTCTTGGCTGAGAAAGTCACTTCCCTCTTACCCGGCTTGCAGAAGGTCTTCTTTTCCAATAGCGGCTCTGAAGCAAATGAAAAAGCGTTTAAGATGTCGCGCCAATATTTCCGTCAAAAATACCCGCAGAAGGACAAATATAAAATTCTTTATCGGCAGCGCGACTATCATGGCACGACCTTGGCAGCCTTGAGTGCTACCGGACAATCGGAAAGAAAAACGGGATACGGACCGATGGCACCGGGTTTCGTCGGTGATCTCCCTCCCGCTTACTGTTACCGTTGCCATTATGGCAAATCATACCCCGGCTGTAATCTTGAATGCGCCCATGCGCTTGAGGATATCATTAAGGCTGAGCGGGAAGACACAGTGGCCGCCGTCATCTTAGAACCGATTACTGCAGGTGGTGGAGTTATCCTTCCGGTATCAGAATATTATGGGATCATTGAAGAAATTTGTCACAAATATGAAGTTTTGCTTATCTTTGACGAAGTGGTTAACGGATTTGGACGAACAGGTAAATGGTTTGGGCATCAGCACTGGGATGTCGACCCAGATATGATCACGGCGGCCAAGGGCATGGCCAGCTCCTATATTCCGCTGTCCGCGACCATTACCAAACAGTACATCTTCGAACAGTTCTTAAGTGATCCCAGCGATAAAATGAGCTATTTCAGAGATATCAGCACCTACGGAGGCAGTTTGGCCGCTTTCGCAGCAGGCAGAGAGAACATCCGTCTGATTGAAGAACAGAAACTATGCGAAAACAGTGCTGCTATGGGCGAAGTTCTTTTAGATGGCCTGAAAGAACTTGAAAGCTTGCCCATTGTTGGTGAAGTAAGAGGAAAAGGATTGTTCGTAGGCGTTGAATTAGTAGAGGATAAGAAGACCAAAACCCCGGTCAGCGAAACCTTCATGGGTAAAGTGGCGGCAGAAGCGAGCAAGCAAGGTGTCCTCTTTGGCCGGACCAATCGCAGCATACCTGGACACAACAATATTGTGACCATCGCACCGGCTTTAGTTGTGACCAAGGATGAAATCAATCGTATGGTGAGCACCCTGAAAGATATATTAGTAAGTTTATCAAAATAG